In Papilio machaon chromosome W, ilPapMach1.1, whole genome shotgun sequence, a single genomic region encodes these proteins:
- the LOC123723186 gene encoding uncharacterized protein LOC123723186 produces the protein MNKIMQIPKELSGIIPKFDGDESLLNLFIRKCEYVIKLSRETGNLEQDIYIFQVITSKLAGKAATLISERPDIETWNELKAAFEQHFGDPRSEECIAIELETLKIKNGESYLDFCNRIQHIKSTLFAKVNRISDANLRNSKITIYDHMSMNVFLYNLPEDLLRIVRLKGCTSLENALSIVLEEVNFLYQYQTRNKMFRSHNNTQQKPQITQNPFIDKNVMKPFFSKDTQQNNFKFGIPQQGNLQTKPIYQAQYRQSQPNFKFGITPGTYNTKPIYQTQPKFTPSKQFKVPQQQFGYRPPSHLIRPQFQPKLQSTDVSMRTAPPVKPQALHMNQLYNNEENDIQYDENEYYVDENNEYYPDENINSLSEHNESLLNEDENFPIKALNKNPK, from the exons atgaataaaattatgcaaATTCCTAAAGAGCTGTCGGGAATCATTCCTAAATTCGATGGAGACGAAAGCTTATTAAACCTATTTATTAGGAAATGcgaatatgtaattaaattaagtagag AAACAGGTAACCTAGAACaagacatatatatttttcaagtaaTCACGTCTAAGTTAGCAGGCAAAGCCGCAACTTTAATTAGCGAACGACCTGATATTGAAACTTGGAACGAACTCAAAGCCGCGTTTGAACAGCATTTCGGTGATCCGCGTTCCGAGGAGTGCATAGCAATCGAATTAGAAACGTTGAAAATTAAGAATGGCGAGTCATATCTAGATTTTTGCAACAGAATTCAACATATTAAAAGCACATTGTTTGCGAAGGTAAACAGAATCAGTGACGCAAATCTGCGCAACAGTAAAATCACTATCTATGACCATATGTCGATGAATGTGTTTCTTTATAACTTACCCGAGGACCTATTACGCATCGTGCGACTAAAAGGTTGTACCTCGCTTGAAAACGCCCTAAGCATTGTCTTAGAGGAAGTAAATTTCTTATACCAATATCAGacgagaaataaaatgtttagatcACATAATAACACACAGCAAAAGCcacaaataacacaaaatcCTTTTATAGATAAGAACGTTATGAAACCCTTCTTTTCTAAAGACACGCaacaaaataacttcaaaTTCGGAATACCCCAGCAAGGTAACTTACAAACTAAACCTATCTACCAGGCGCAATATAGACAATCGCAgccaaattttaaattcggTATCACACCAGGTACATATAACACAAAGCCGATATATCAAACACAACCTAAATTTACTCcaagtaaacaatttaaagtaCCCCAGCAACAATTTGGTTATAGACCACCATCCCATTTAATAAGACCACAGTTTCAACCTAAGTTGCAATCTACGGACGTTAGCATGCGTACCGCACCCCCTGTAAAGCCTCAAGCTTTGCACATGAACCAATTATACAACAACGAAGAAAATGACATTCAGTATGACGAAAATGAATACTATGTTGAcgaaaataatgaatattacccagatgaaaatattaactctCTTAGTGAACATAACGAATCTCTATTAAATGAAGACGAAAATTTTCCCATAAAAGCCTTAAACAAAAACccgaaataa